One Heptranchias perlo isolate sHepPer1 unplaced genomic scaffold, sHepPer1.hap1 HAP1_SCAFFOLD_223, whole genome shotgun sequence genomic region harbors:
- the LOC137310132 gene encoding thioredoxin-interacting protein-like: MGIAKRQLPTFEVVFSGAGRSYSAGDKVSGRVRLQAAQPLRVSAVRIVALGYARAKLGKGSQPLRQQQEYLHYEDTLQAEGEERPADVDGPVVLQPDKVYEYSFGFQVPQGPLPPSFEGKYGEVCYLVTAYVDQEKLPSLETSQSFEVVEPIDVNTPTLLSPVGGSNKKNVTCFFLSDGYVCIAAKIDRKGYCQGDEICINAQFQNNCSRIVVPKAAILAKQTYRVNGSTKVVKKKLNSVRGNHIISGMSDAWCEKSLRVPTVRPSMSCDSCDIIRLEYSLLIYVHIPGSKKLILDLPLVIGTIPYNGFNSRSSSVASNSSMSSASMSWPHMEFPENSMAAFPYFTDKGADNHRMECPTTPLLDEYDGLPDSPIFMKSLLFDYVAPPVYTEVDENGNSEGAVV, encoded by the exons ATGGGGATCGCCAAGAGGCAGCTGCCGACCTTCGAGGTGGTGTTCAGCGGCGCCGGCCGCAGCTACTCGGCCGGGGACAAGGTGTCGGGCCGGGTGCGCCTGCAGGCGGCCCAGCCGCTGCGGGTCAGCGCCGTGCGGATCGTGGCCCTGGGCTACGCCCGGGCCAAGCTGGGCAAAGGGTCGCAGCCGCTGCGGCAGCAGCAAGAGTACCTGCACTACGAGGACACGCTGCAGGCCGAGGGCGAGGAGCGGCCGGCAG ATGTGGATGGCCCTGTGGTTCTGCAGCCTGACAAGGTGTACGAGTACAGCTTCGGCTTCCAGGTGCCGCAAGG GCCCCTGCCCCCGTCGTTCGAAGGGAAGTACGGGGAAGTGTGCTACCTGGTCACAGCGTATGTGGACCAGGAGAAACTTCCATCCCTGGAGACAAGCCAAAGCTTTGAGGTGGTTGAGCCCATCGATGTGAACACGCCGACCTTACTG TCCCCAGTTGGTGGTTCCAATAAGAAGAATGTCACTTGTTTCTTCCTTTCTGACGGATACGTGTGCATTGCAGCCAAGATTGACCGGAAGGGATACTGTCAAG GCGACGAGATCTGCATTAACGCTCAGTTCCAGAACAACTGCTCGAGAATCGTTGTGCCCAAGGCTGCCATCTTGGCCAAGCAGACCTACCGGGTGAATGGCAGCACCAAGGTCGTCAAGAAAAAGCTCAACAGTGTCCGGGGAAATCACATCATCTCGGGAATGTCGGATGCCTGGTGCGAGAAGAGCCTGCGGGTCCCGACAGTGAGGCCGTCGATGAGCTGTGATAGCTGTGACATCATCCGGTTGGAGTACTCGCTACTG ATTTATGTTCACATTCCTGGAAGCAAGAAGTTGATCCTGGACCTGCCCCTGGTGATTGGCACCATTCCGTACAATGGGTTCAACAGCAGGTCGTCCAGCGTGGCCAGTAACTCGAGCATGAGCAGTGCCAGCATGAGCTGGCCGCACATGGAATTCCCAGAGAACTCCATGGCAG CCTTCCCCTATTTCACGGACAAGGGTGCCGACAACCACCGAATGGAATGTCCCACCACCCCTCTACTTGATGAGTATGACGGCCTGCCAGATAGCCCGATCTTCATGAAGTCTTTGCTCTTTGACTACGTGGCACCACCCGTCTACACTGAG GTGGATGAGAACGGGAACAGCGAAGGTGCAGTGGTGTGA